The Equus asinus isolate D_3611 breed Donkey chromosome 25, EquAss-T2T_v2, whole genome shotgun sequence genomic sequence TGAAACCTCCATATGGAAGATGTCTTCCCTCTACCAGGAGGAAAATAACATTCTTATCACCAAGGATGGGGAGTCAAAGCTGAGAGAAAGGTGTATAAACCTTGTTAACCTAACCTTTACCTTCCTAGTTACTTTTCCACCATTAACTGCCCAGCTGGGGCCCTTTTGTCTTGTTACATTGTCACGATTTGTTTTGTTACATTGTCACGATTTGCTACTCTTTGTCCAATTCAGCATGGAAGGGTTCAACTCTAACCCGCTTCTTGGGGTCTTCATGTCCTTACTAGGGCTCCCCTGCCAAGTAAAACTTTCAGTAAATATATTTGTATGCTTTCCTCCCGTTAGCCTGTCTTACATCAATTTAAATCTCAGGCCCAGCCAAAAGCTCTAAGAAGGTAGAGGTGAAATGCTGCCTTCCCTACAGCAGCTTTGAGTTCGAAGGGGTTCAGATCACGCCACCCCAAAACTAGTCGCTCTGGTATGTCGACTATTTTGAACTGAAGGTActtgagaaacagcagatgcaGGAAGGCAGCTCCGACATCCCTCTTCTCGTCTAAAAGCAGCTCATAAAATTTCCCATGAGGAAGGCGCCCTCCCAGGACCACGAAGAGAACACTCTGATCACCAGCGACTGGGAGCTGATGCGGAACTGCAGCTGTACAAACAAAGCTGCTAAAACACCCTTGTCTTCCGTTAGCTTCCCCCCTGTATTTCTAGTCATTGTCCCGTAATTTACTGTCCCTACTCTAACGTCAATTTAATTCTCGGGCCTAGCCACAGAATCGGAGGGGCAGAAGGAGGTTTTCCCTCCCTTACAAGTTTATAGGATTCCTGGCTTTCCAGCGTAACATATCCCAGTGGAACGAGGTGAGCTCAAGTAACGTGCTCCACATGACAAGTATTTTTATTCCATTAACCATCCTCATGAGACTTAAGCTACACATGGCAGGAATTTTAAGGGCTATatgttttaatgtatttatttaatagaaatgaCTTGGATTTGTGTGTGGGTGTTCAGGCTACAGGTGTTAGTATGATGCCTAATACTTCTGGTTTACAGGGAAAATTAGAACAGAATGCTCACAAGTCAACTGATGTATAGCCTTTTTCCAAAAAAAAGGGACTACTTTTTCTTAGCATGTCTTCTTCCTCAACAttcttttcatttagtttttgtAATCAACAGTCTAGATGCATGACTTCATTTCACGCTCACAGGCTTGAGAGAAAGGTATTataaaccccattttacagatgaggagagtgGTGGCGACAGTACTCAGCCCACATCTCTCATACCCCTTCCCCTGGGGAATTCACAGATCAATAGTCTTCTCACTGGCAAAGGGCAAGTCAAACATTAGCCACCTCACAGGGTTGCTCTGAGAATTAAACAGGAGaatccatgaaaaaaatgtttcctagAGCCTGAAGCATGGAAAGTATTCATTAAAATACAGCCACtaatattattattgataaaAAAGATACCCACAGTAGTTATGAGaactggaagaaagaaacaacaatTTGGAAATTCATATTTAAGCCAtgccttaaaaaggaattttatcaAATAGAATGAAAGGATAAACCAGACTAAGGAACACCATACAGGGAGGTAGGAAGCAAAGGCATGAACCAACAGGGCCTATTGGGGGAAACTCAGAAGGACCATGACACAAGTCTCAAATTCATGAATGACTTCTGATTTAGGCTTTTGATATAATCTACAAATGAAGTTGTACGTTGTCTTGTAATTGTGTGAGTCAAGCATTGATTAATTAAATGTAATCACtgaaaatatgtcaaaattttACAACCCGGTTTTGGCCACCCTCCGCCCACTGCCCCATATACCAGGAGCCTCCAAAAAGGGACCTCTGAAAAACTTCACATGTAAAAGGCTCTGTAAACCCTAGTCTCCATAGAGCTCAGGATCTATAGAGTAGTTGTGGCTAGAGTGTGTGGGGAGGATGTGGCAAGTAGATAGTTCTGGAAAGGCAGGTAGGGACAAGGTTGAAGGAGTCTAAATGCATGATTATAGAACCTTATCAGGCTGAGAAGCAGTGGTTTTGAAGCAAGAGACTCTGTGACCTGGCGGAGAATTGACCAAAAAGACATTCTGATAGAGGTTCCTAAGGAGTTCAGATGAGAGATGCTAAGCTTTAACGGGAAGTGCACAGCGGATGTCAAGACTCCATCAAACTGTTCACCTACCTCTGCCTACAGCTGAAAGTGGCTGCCCAGCATGACTTAGAGCAATGCAGCCATTTGCCTGTCAGAAGAAAGCCAAAACCTGTGCGGAGCTAGCACCTGCACTGGGCACTAAGCTAGTTGGGAGCTACTCGCAATCTTCTAAACCACTTTTCCCCCAAACTTCTCTTGGAGAGAATTGCCAATCCTTGTTCTTTTAGGAAGAATGTTTTTTTAGAGGCTCCAGGGAAACCCACTCCCACCCCAAAATAACCATTCTATTAATCCCGCCAGTTGGATTCAATCTCCCACACCACTCTCCCGTCAGAGTCCCGTCTGGATAAATACCTCAGGTACTCATTCACGCCTGCATGTGAGTCGCTTCCTCAGTCTGAGTTTACTTGCAACGGGAAAAGGGAGAGGTGATCTTGGAGATAATTTTGTTTAGGTAATGGGTGGTTCGGCCCCTCAGAGGAGGATGAAGACTATTGAAAAGAAAGTTTGTAGACTATCTTTGATTCCGCCTGGGGTCCTGTCCCCTCTGACACCAAAACCCCTCACTCCCATCATCCTTGGCTTGGATTGCTTTATCCTGTTGCAATTGGGCTGTGACTTTCTTTGCTACTACTGTTTAAAAGCAGTCAAACGCAGGAACCGTTCATCCTGTAAACAATTATGGAGCTTACGCTACACACTGAACTACTTATCAGctgacaaaggaaaataaacaaaaatcactgCCAGACAGACagtcagtgggggtgggggtggggcgaaTATGTAAGATGAAAAGAGATGTAAAGTAACGTGGTCGATTCTGCAGGAGCTGCTGAAGGGTCAGAAAAGAGCAGGTGTGTTTCTCCCCCCTGAAGCAGCcaagggagaggaagacattgtaggggaggacaaagaattttccctctacccttctgagttcttagcTGAGACCCTGTAATAAAAGACTGATTaactagagaaagacaaacagacgTTTAGTAACATGTGTACCTCACGTATACACGGGAGATACCCggggaaaaatgagtaacttcCCGAGGTGGCTTAGAATTCAGACTTAAGTAGCATCTTCACAGAAAGCAGAGGGAGCACGTATGCCTCTCAGGGGAGAGTGAAcgatttttaggaaagatgacTGGGTCTTTAGAATCGATGGGAGGTATGACAGTTGGTGACCAAGTTTGTCTGAGTGTGCTGTGGACTTCAAGTCTCCTCTCCTTTGACGAGAGTCCGACTTCCTTGGTTGACGAAACTCCCGGGGAGGGGACTGATGTCAACTGAGCTCCTTCTGGAGGATCTATCTTCAGGCAGATAAGGGGAGTTCAAAgaaggccagcccctcattggcTGTGTTCCAAGTGCCTACAGCTCAAAATACTCAATATGCCAAAACAACATATTTTGGAGTGGCACGTCCCAAACTCCTacaggcatattttggggtggcctgtcCTACAACCCTTCACCGTCTAGGGTGAATTCCAGGGTGCTGGCTTAGGCATGTGTGGCATGGTGGCACCATTCAGAAGCAGACACAGAGCCAGTCAATGagttggagaaggaagagaatggatTCCCTCAGCTCCTGTGAGAGTCACACCTTGGAGATTTTAAGTTTAAACACGTTGATTTGGGGAGACTTtggattttaagtttaaaatgacTAAAGAACAACCAGGAAGATCCACAGGTGTGGAGCCTAGAAGTCTGGATACACATGTAGATTTGGGATTCATTAGCATATAGAGGGTAGCGGGAGCCAAAGCAGAGATGCAGAAAGGCACATACGCTACTTTCAAAtaatagacatttctcagaaaaaaacCTGTCATCCTTTCTGATGCAGAAACCACAACATCTGTGGATTCTCCTACAGGAGGCCCGAAAGTAACCAACGTGCTATACAGGTCAGGACCCCAAACAATTTCATAGGGCAGTTTCTGGTAACGACTCTCCATCTGGAGCGGCTGTCCTCTAGCGAAACTCTATTCAGCAAACTTCGCTGGCCCCGCGCGGGCCTCGGTGGACACACGGTTGGGCCCTGAATCCCGGCTGAAAAGGGTGGGTTTTAGGGGATCTGCAGAAACGGACGTACAGCGCATCCTTCAGCCTCCTTTCTGCATATGTGGCTTCCTTCGGCGGAGCGGTGGGTTCACTGACTCCACCAGAAGGCTTGGCGGTGTAGTGAGACCGGTTTCCCTAGGATCCGATTTCTCTCGGGTGAGGGAGAATTCCACGCCTCATACCAACGAGAGACTAGACTCGGGAATTACGGcgctcttccccctccctccacagcCCGGGTGCCCTGCTCGTGCGATCGCCTCGTCGGTCAGTCCGTCCACTTCTCGGAACTGCTTTCGTTGCAGTTTTATGGAACACGGTTCGGAAGCCTGGGACCCTCTGGTCGGGATCAGACCCGGCGCTGGcgctctcttctccttcccgtCTCTGGATCCACTGGCTCCTCTTCTGGTCTCCTGCCGCCAGAAGGACCTTTCCTCTCAGCCCAAGTTGAGAGCCTTCGGGGAGCCTACAGACGGAGAGAGGCAGAGGCGAAAACTGCTGCGGGATCCGCTTGGATCCGAATTCTCCCGGCGACTATGGCAAATAGATTCCCACGAAGGGCAGAGTCCATTAGAGGGAGTCGGGGAGGGCGGAGGAGGGTATGGAAACAGCCGGAAAGAAATGACGACACACAGAGCGGGCGGGGACAATTTACAATGCTTCCCGCCCGCGCGCTTTGGGTTTTCAATCTGGTCCGATGCTCTTGCATATGGGGAAAGACGCCGCCCTCGCCGCTCGCAGAGATCGTGTCTCCGGCCTGCGGCAGTCATGTCTGGCAGAGGAAAGGGTGGGAAGGGCTTAGGCAAGGGGGGCGCCAAGCGGCACCGCAAAGTCTTGAGAGACAACATCCAAGGCATCACCAAGCCCGCCATCCGGCGTCTTGCTCGGCGTGGGGGAGTCAAGCGGATCTCGGGCCTCATTTACGAGGAGACCCGGGGTGTGTTGAAGGTGTTCCTGGAGAACGTCATCCGCGACGCGGTCACCTACACGGAGCACGCCAAGCGCAAGACGGTCACTGCCATGGACGTGGTCTACGCGCTCAAGCGCCAGGGCCGCACCCTGTACGGCTTCGGAGGCTAAGCTGCCGCTCCACTTGAACGCCTGACGACCCCAAAGGCCCTTTTGAGGGCCGACCATACAGTCAGCAGAGGAGCTGGGCCCTTGCGTCAAGTACGACACCAACCAAGCTGGGAGGTAGCTGCACTTGACAGTGGCTCCAGTCAGCTCGGACTTTGACAGCTAGTGGCGCCCAAAGCGCTCACAACCCTCAAAGCCAAAAGCTGCCTCTGGGTTTGTTCCTCCATCCGAAACGTTCTCGGGCCCCTGCTGACACGGGCTTCTTTCTGGCGCGCGCTATCCTCATTTGTGGAGAGAAGAAACCGGCAGAAGGAGGCCAGCTCAGGTTTGTAGTTCAGAGAGGCCACTTGTGCCACCTCATGGCTTTTAGCCTTGTCAATTTATCTGCACCACACTTCACCCCTCTGTTCAATGGGGTCAGGGACCGGATGGCTTGAGGGCCCTGTTCATGTTGGATACCCTCCTGTGACATGTCTGCCCACTTCACAAGGTCTGAGCCAGGAGCAAAACAAATCCAACCAGAAGGCGTTCGAAActccaaagaaataaagaggcTGTGAGATCAGAGTGAGCTCGTTAGTGCAGTTTTAAAACAAATTGGCCCGGCAAATTGGCCACTGGATGAAAAGTATTGATTGCTGTGTTTTTAGTGTTCAATAAAAAGCCCTCTCAAAACTACTTGctgagagttttgttttccttcGGTGCTACCTTCAAGGGAGACTTTAGTCAAGGACCTATGAGATGTGGTCTCTTAGTGACAACGTTGCAAAGATACACATGCAGGGACAATTTAATAGGATCCTTCTATAAAAGCTGAGCGAGCTAGATGATCTTAATGTCCTGAAAGGAAGTCTTCAGGAAACGGGTCAGTCGGGTGTGGGTGACTTTCCTCGCAGGGCCTGTTGCGGCTTAGGAGAGACCGGCAGGAGCACACTCGCTGGCAGTACAGAAAGCACACGTTCATTGCGACGAGGCAAAAGGAAGTTATTCTCCAGAATCAGCATGGTGAAGAAGACAGTAGGCCGTTCCCTACACTACCACTTCTACATTGCCCTGATTTGGATTGAAATGCGGTAGGTCCACACCGCTAGCCTAATTATACTTTTGCAATGATCCCATCTGTGAGTAAAAGGTTTTTTCAGCATTCTAGGCTTATGATTTTACAGTTAAATTTGGTTATGGGAGTAGTTGAGAGAAGAAATTCTCCATCAGCTCCCAAAAGGTAAACCTGCTATTTTCTTTACTGGTCGCCACACTTGGCTGCTCTCTTTAGCATCAAACAGTTGAAGGTGAACCAGGTTTAAAACATGGGGCTTAGCAAAAGAGATACCAGAAAGTCAAAGGATGCGAGACTTGCCCAGCAGCACGGGGAagagaaataatatataaaatacatacacacacacacacacacacacacacacacgcttacaCAAGTGGCACAATAGTACATGGTAGCATGTATTCATTATGATGAGAAATGTAGACAGTAATTACTACAGGAGTCCTAACACTACAGAAGTCACTGGCTGCTGGGGAACTGGGGAAAgctgggctggaggtggggccGGCGTCAGGCTTTGAAGAAAGAGCAGAATGCCTGGCTTCCTACTGAGATAATACggtgtgggggaggggttggggaggatCAAGGAGGAGCTGGCGAGAATAACAATTGTGATGAAGGTGCCCAGGTGAGAAGTAAGAGGATTCAGTGTTCAAGGTGTTTCATTTTCCCTCTAAATTAAAATCTCACCCGCAACTGATGGCATTGCTATTTCAAGTATCAccgtgttgttgttttttaaactttaaaggcAATGCAGATTGAATATATCTGACCCTCGCTGAGATActctggagaaggagagagaaaaaacttgaagagaaatcaaaaaaatagtggaagggaggggggaaaaaCATGTCCATTGTCTACACTAGTCGTTCTTAAAGCGTGGTCTTTAATCTCagatcacctgggaacttgttagaaatgcaaaatcttggACCTGCCCCAGACCTAGTAAATGAGACACTCTAGGGGCTGAGACCTGGGCATCTGTGCTGTAgccagccctccaggtgattctgaaacaCAGGAAGGTTTGAGAACCGCTGGTCTAAGTAACGGTTTTgctttaaatgaaacaaaagtatTTAGAATCTGAATATGTATTGAACCTGATTTGTTTACCATAATGTTAAATTTGCTTTCtctgatggaaaagaaaaacatccgGTGAATGACCCTATTAAATTTTCGGTAGTACAAAATGTTACAGGAGGAAAAAGGTAAAACAGCTTTTATTTCCTCAGCGAATTTGGGGCAAATGTAAAAGATGGGTGAGTGAAAAATGCAGTCAGCTTGTTTTACTACACATTATTGGTTTGTATTGTTAACAGGATCGAATTTTATAATTAATGgacatgtttctttctttcttcccagattTCCCCCAGATCTTGTCCTTTAACCGTTAGTGACACCTCCTCTTTACAGTGATTTTAGCAGTGATCCTTGTTCCCGCCTTGTCTGCTCCTCTAAATGCTATCATGATGGGGTGTCACTGAACGCTCTGTTAGCTGTATCCGGCCTCTGAATGTTGCCGGATTACAGAGTGTGCATTGTGCAGCTTTGTGCATTAGCAAATGGCTTTCTTAAAAAAAGTTCTTAACCATCTGTAACAGAAAGGAATATAATGTTCTTTTATCTCTTTGACTTGCTAACAAAACAAATTCCTTCTCATTTCCATCCCCGAGTAGCTCAGATGCCCTCCGTAAGCCAGCCCTGGCTGCCATCTCTTCCCTCCCTGGGTGAAGTCAGGCCTTCCACTAGAATATATATGAATTGTTATAGAATCCAGTCTGCGGGCTTACGTCCATTACCATGGTCACAGAGGCTCCTGAGTGTCTCACTGGCTAATCAAACTTCACAATGGATCAGTTTGAagtcttccctttcctttccagGCTCCCTACTTCTCCGGATAGCAGCATTATCCTCTGGGGCACCCAGGCTAGACGCTCCTGAGTCATCTTTCACtacattcttattttcttcttttgaaacctCTCGCTCTGTACCTTACAGTCGAGCTATTGAGGTACAAGTCATATCTCTGGTTGAACCAAAAGAACTGAGCTACCAATTACGCAGAATGTTACGTACGTGTGTATAGAAATATGTATGGATGTGAGGGGAATTATCAGGTAAAGTGTTCACAAAAATTTAAGAATGACTTATAGGTGTCACTTATACTCATTGAACATTTCTGAATTGTTCGAATGACTTAAAATAAGCATGTATAATTTTCCCGGCAAACAATGAGAAGATGATAACCTGGGCTACGTGAACCATGGCAAATCTTAGCTTTGCCAAAGTTCAGTTTACTCATCTTGAGTGTTACCGAGAATTCCTACCTTTCTCACAGGAATGTTTTAAGGATCAAAAGAGAAGGAGATCTATGTGAAAGAGTGAAGCCATGAAGTGACACAGAAACCAAAGTTGatgtgtttattgtctgtttcacCCAATCTACATCTTACGCGCTCTGTGATCacgggggaagggagggagtcaGCATAGCTGGaatcagagagaaaggaggatggTGGGTGCAGACGAGGCGTGAACAGATGGGCAGGGCCGGATGTTTCAGGATTAGATCAGAAAAATGTAAAGTCATCTTAAAGAATCAAATAGACTCGCCAGCTGACTTGATTGTTGTAAGGTGTTAAACgaattatttaagaatatttaattctTCTATAGGAACTaagagaaatgaacaaataaagagaagaaactaaTTATAGATAATAAGTGAGCATAGCTTGTGAGACGTGTTAGGCATAAATCAAGTAGAGCAAGTGTGGTAAACACAGGGAGGAACGGGTGAAAGGATCAAGTAAACAGCACGTCAAATAGTCACGAGGTACATGAGGTACCCGGTATTCATGCCTTAAATCAGCCATCCACTGGGGACACGCACTGTGGCCCGCTATGTCCTCTGCAGGCTATACACAGGGACATCTATAGCTATTCAGCGGGTTATTTTTGAATTACAACTATGGCCAGGCGTACTCGCCCCCATATCTCCCTGATTGAGCAGCATAAGTCAGCTTCAGGGACCTTCCAGGTGCTGAGCCCCTTTGCCTACCTCAGCTCTGGTCCTCTTAGCTGTAGCATCAGCAGGGAAGGCTGACACGGCAGAGCGAGTCGGGACAGAACATTGTGTAACCCAAGGTTCGATGCTGTGTTGGACTTCCCCCCTCACTGCACCCTATTCCGAGTGTGCTAACCTCTCCGGAGcacccctttcctttttctccttgtttcACGTTGTTGAATGGATTCAATGAACTGTGTGATCTGAAAATCTTCACTTGGCCTAGGAGCCTTTCTGGGCAGTGAACTCCGGGATTTCTTGTCTGGTGGTAGAGAAGAAGGCGACAATTACAACAAAGTGATTTCTTACCACACCAACCATATTACAGAAGAGGTTTGGAAACAAGGTGTGGGGGAAAACAACCATGGGGTTGTGACCATCCAGGTACCCTGCAAGGCAGATGGACCGTGACTCTAGTGGGTGCAACCAGTTTCTGCAACGGGCAGCCTTTAGAGCTCAACGATATCCTGACTGAATAATGGCAGCCATTGAGGTCATCTGCCTCCGCGCTCTTCCCAACTTTCTAATGGGAGTTTGGCTTCCCATACGGACTCACCCACAGGGAGCTGATGAGCAGATGGGTTACACTTCTCTTTGGGAAATTAAGAGCATGATCTCTGGAATCAGACATTTCCGGTTAGGATCTTAACTTCACTGTTTACTAACAGTGAAAATCCCttaatctctgagcctcattttctttatcagtAGCACTAGGATGAAAAGAATACCTACTGTGTCGGGTTCTTCTGTGGATAACgtgtattaatatttataaagcagtCAACGCTATGattggcattcaataaatgctaattCCTGTGAATGATGCCAATTATTAGTAGGGGTTTATATCTCTGTCCCTTGAGAGTGTGATGCGTGGGATCTAGTCCTTCAGAGACCCTCACCCCTGGCCTACCAACACAATGGAATTTCTGAGCCTACAGAGCCCAGGACCAGAGGCTGGAATGGGGTGAGCACGGGCCCAGGGGGTCATTCATCCTCATGACCTGTCTGAGTCGCCACCGGCCCTTCATTTCCTTGTCTACTGCTTCACGATGCAATAAGACCAGACGCAATGACCTCCCAACCATTAAACAGAAGACCCAACcagcaaaggaagagaagaggggaaggagcAACCAAAGAAACCCAAGGCCAAAATCAAAACCTGGCTGAGGAAAATTCCATCACAAGCTCAACATTTAGCCCTGAGCAGGGACTCTGATGGGTGGGGAGAGCCGCTGCCCTAAGGAAGACAGTTTGTAGGGAGGTCAGGAGACGCTTAACTTTTTGCTCATCCTGATGTCTGAGAGGGACTATGAGATTCAGCACCAAATAACCAACTGGCCAAATTTAAACGTTTGCTAATATCCAGAGGCAGTTGCACCAAAACCTTTGGAAGCCGATTTAGCAATACCTATCACAATTAGCCACCAGGTATACTGAAAAGCGTCCCCAACTATATGCACAAGCATAAGTTGCAACAGTGATTTTAGAA encodes the following:
- the LOC123280631 gene encoding uncharacterized protein produces the protein MEHGSEAWDPLVGIRPGAGALFSFPSLDPLAPLLVSCRQKDLSSQPKLRAFGEPTDGERQRRKLLRDPLGSEFSRRLWQIDSHEGQSPLEGVGEGGGGYGNSRKEMTTHRAGGDNLQCFPPARFGFSIWSDALAYGERRRPRRSQRSCLRPAAVMSGRGKGGKGLGKGGAKRHRKVLRDNIQGITKPAIRRLARRGGVKRISGLIYEETRGVLKVFLENVIRDAVTYTEHAKRKTVTAMDVVYALKRQGRTLYGFGG